The proteins below come from a single Musa acuminata AAA Group cultivar baxijiao unplaced genomic scaffold, Cavendish_Baxijiao_AAA HiC_scaffold_191, whole genome shotgun sequence genomic window:
- the LOC135656715 gene encoding photosystem II protein D1 — translation MTAILERRESTSLWGRFCNWITSTENRLYIGWFGVLMIPTLLTATSVFIIAFIAAPPVDIDGIREPVSGSLLYGNNIISGAIIPTSAAIGLHFYPIWEAASVDEWLYNGGPYELIVLHFLLGVACYMGREWELSFRLGMRPWIAVAYSAPVAAATAVFLIYPIGQGSFSDGMPLGISGTFNFMIVFQAEHNILMHPFHMLGVAGVFGGSLFSAMHGSLVTSSLIRETTENESANAGYRFGQEEETYNIVAAHGYFGRLIFQYASFNNSRSLHFFLAAWPVIGIWFTSLGISTMAFNLNGFNFNQSVVDSQGRVINTWADIINRANLGMEVMHERNAHNFPLDLAAVEVSSTNG, via the coding sequence ATGACTGCAATTTTAGAGAGACGCGAAAGTACAAGCCTATGGGGTCGTTTCTGCAACTGGATAACCAGCACTGAAAACCGTCTTTATATTGGGtggttcggtgttttgatgatccctaccttattgaccgcaacttctgtatttattatcgccttcattgctgctcctccagtagatattgatggtattcgtgaacctgtttctggttctctactttatgGAAATAATATTATCTCTGGTGCTATTATTCCTACTTCTGCAGCTATAGGTTTACATTTTTACCCAATCTGGGAAGCAGCATCTGTTGATGAGTGGTTATACAATGGTGGTCCTTATGAGCTAATTGTTCTACACTTCTTACTTGGTGTAGCTTGTTACATGGGTCGTGAGTGGGAACTTAGTTTCCGTCTGGGTATGCGTCCTTGGATTGCTGTTGCATATTCAGCTCCTGTTGCAGCTGCTACTGCTGTTTTCTTGATCTACCCTATTGGTCAAGGAAGTTTCTCTGATGGTATGCCTTTAGGAATATCTGGTACTTtcaacttcatgattgtattccaggcaGAACACAACATCCTTATGCATCCATTTCACATGTTAGGTGTAGCTGGTGTATTCGGCGGCTCCCTATTCAGTGCTATGCATGGTTCCTTGGTAACCTCTAGTTTGATCAGGGAAACCACTGAAAACGAATCTGCTAACGCAGGTTACAGATTCGGTCAAGAGGAAGAGACTTATAATATCGTAGCTGCTCATGGTTATTTTGGCCGATTGATCTTCCAATATGCTAGTTTCAACAACTCTCGTTCTTTACATTTCTTCTTGGCTGCTTGGCCTGTAATTGGTATCTGGTTCACTTCTTTAGGTATTAGCACCATGGCTTTCAACCTAAATGGTTTCAATTTCAACCAATCCGTAGTTGACAGTCAGGGTCGTGTCATTAACACTTGGGCTGATATCATCAACCGTGCTAACCTTGGTATGGAAGTAATGCATGAACGTAATGCTCACAACTTCCCTCTAGACCTAGCTGCTGTCGAAGTTTCATCTACAAATGGATAA